From the genome of Chanos chanos chromosome 5, fChaCha1.1, whole genome shotgun sequence, one region includes:
- the lrrc18b gene encoding leucine-rich repeat-containing protein 18: MAKGKKRSKEAKGRKITLKMAKNALKPTTDGKRRLDLSNMEIATFPKCILKLCDVDELDLSRNLLKKIPESIDKFVNLRWLDLHSNQLEQIPQAIGRLQNLYSLNLCNNRLNTHSLPHELGLLKNLRSLNLGMNSIESLPASVSALKQLRELGLFNNLLTSVPGCLKNLPNLDKLNINCNPIPPDNPPELDPIKRVECLYLVRESCLCDDCLQRCKAKRERLDSKTSGSPVHKRSMFAGLMTPNSVAQEDEAVWR; the protein is encoded by the coding sequence ATGGCAAAGGGGAAAAAGCGATCCAAAGAGGCAAAGGGTAGAAAAATCACCCTAAAGATGGCCAAGAATGCTCTGAAGCCAACAACGGATGGGAAACGTCGCCTGGACCTCAGTAACATGGAGATCGCTACCTTCCCCAAGTGTATTCTAAAGCTTTGTGATGTGGATGAGCTGGACCTGAGTCGCAACCTGTTGAAGAAGATTCCGGAGAGCATTGACAAGTTTGTTAACCTGAGATGGTTAGACCTGCACAGCAACCAGCTGGAACAGATACCACAGGCCATCGGTCGCCTGCAAAATCTTTACAGTCTTAATCTTTGCAATAATCGTTTGAACACACATAGCCTTCCACATGAGCTGGGGCTTCTGAAGAACCTGCGAAGTCTCAACCTGGGCATGAACAGCATCGAGAGCCTGCCAGCCTCGGTTTCTGCTCTCAAGCAACTGCGGGAGCTGGGCCTCTTCAACAACCTTCTCACATCTGTGCCTGGCTGTCTCAAAAACCTTCCCAACTTAGACAAGCTCAACATCAATTGTAACCCCATCCCTCCAGATAATCCTCCTGAGCTGGACCCCATCAAGCGGGTTGAGTGCCTGTACCTGGTGAGAGAGAGTTGCCTGTGTGATGACTGCCTCCAGAGGtgcaaagcaaagagagagaggttggatAGCAAGACGAGCGGAAGCCCAGTTCATAAAAGGTCCATGTTTGCTGGATTGATGACACCAAACTCAGTGGCACAAGAGGATGAGGCTGTGTGGAGATGA